Sequence from the Melanotaenia boesemani isolate fMelBoe1 chromosome 21, fMelBoe1.pri, whole genome shotgun sequence genome:
agacagatagatagacagatagacagatagatagacagatagacagatagacagatagatagatagatagacagatagacggatagatagacagatagacagatagatagacagatagacagatagacagatagatagatagatagatagatagatagatagatagatagatagacagatagacagatagatagatagatagatagatagatagatagatagatagatagatagatagatagatagatagatctatctatctatatctatatatatctatacatatatagatatatatctatatatgtatatatagatatatatctcgataacTTTTTTAATAGAGTCCCAGCCCCCTGTTGCTGTTTTGTGCATTAGTTCTGACTAATTGAAACTTCTAATCTATAGCAGGTTGAAAAAGCTCTGTGATTCCAGTCTGTACCTGTGGGATGATGGTAAGTTTGGACCTGAGGTCGTGCAGGCCGATCTCTGATATCTTCACATCATCGATGGTGATCtctcctgcagcagcttccagCAGTCTGAAGAGGCAGAGCGTCATGGAGGACTTACCGGCACCTGTGCGTCCCACAATGCCAATCTGCccagaaacaaacagaagctGCTGTGAGCTTCCTATCGACCGCCGTCTTTTTCAAACTGGTGAGAAATCCTCCTCCATACCTTCTCTCCTCCTTTGACGTTCAACGTGATGTTCCTCAAAACCAGGTCCAGACCTTCTCGGTACCGAACGCTGTAGTCATGGAACTCGACATTCCCCTGTGCAGGCCATTCAGGAGGGGGCTTCTTGTCCTCCACCTCCCAGGGGGCCTGTGAGCACAAGCACAGACTTTCTGAACAACTCATCATCCCGCTCAGCTTTCAACACAACTCATTTGTTGTCGCTCTGAGAACATCTGAGCGACAGTGGTGCCAAACCTTTATTCACCTCTGGGGCCCATCAGACGCTTTAAAGACAAGCGTTTGCTGACAGAAAGGGGCAAACTGAGTGATGCCTGCTCAGAAAGTACAATGTGTACAACCTTATGTAACAAGGGGGCCCTCGTTGGCTCCAGGTGATCCAACATCTCTGGATCTAGTTACAGTTTATTGGCCTTGTGTTGTTTAAGCTGGTCTGCGGGGCGGTTTTATGGACTGTGGGTAAATTCCCTCGTCTTCAGAGTGGTGAGGAGCCAACGCTGCATTAAAAGTAAACACTGAACCAACTTTAGCTTCTGTGAGAGGCGGACACACTCACCTACCAGCAGCTATATAGAGAACAAGGTAAGTATCCATTTGTaaattggaaaaagaaaaaaattataaagaacTACAAACATGGATATCTTACAATACGCCAAAATAAGTAGCATAACTTGACCATTTATGAAAGAAAGCAATATCATTACTGATTAATCAATATCAATACTGATTTAAACACATAGTATACAAAAAAACCAGTAAAATCTAACTCCCCATTCAGGCCAGGATATTTAGTGGCCTGTGATTTAAAAAGCCTCCCTTTGAGCCTTCTTACATGCAAACCAAAACTCTCATCATTAGCTGACTACTGGAGTTTTTAATATATTCAtgttgcaatgacaaagttCTATTATCTATTATTTGATTCCATtctccactaaaatccatttaaattaaaaaaatgttgctttttggggcatttatatatatatatatatatatatatatatatatatatatatatatatatatatatgaatgtgcGTCCTCACCGGTCCACATGATCTGTACTACATGTGGAAATGGACTAGGGTTTATTGAACAGTGCCAGTGTTACTGTTCTGGATGTAAAACTTTGGAATAAcagaataataaatatattaagcataataaaatatgtcattCTTTAATATAGTTTAAAATTGTATTGCAGGGTTATTTACAATGACAGATGTTAAATTGAGCTCCAGGAGATACTTTGAGATGTCACATAACTGAAACTGGTTTGAatggttaatttattttctttgtaaaatatttagctTACTTCATTTTTCCTTATGTGTTCATTTTCTTTCCTATGTGCAAGGGTTAGGTGTAATACTCATTTAAATACACCCTTTTGATTTATCTTGtttattatcttgttttttatgttttgtgtttaatttcctCCACATTTTAAGGAACCAATATACCATTCTCAATCAATCAATTACCTCTGTCTTGGTCTCTGAGTACTCCTTCACTCGCTCCACTGCGACTATGTTGTTCTCCAGATCTGAAGTCATCCGCACCATCCAGTTCAGAGACATGGTCACCTGTCAAAAAAACATATGTTAGTGCATCTGAGACAGACTGAGTGTGAACCGCTGCAGGAGGATTGGATCGAGGTGGTGAGTCACCTGCAGAGCGTAGGACACCGACAGACCCACGAGACCGGGGTTAAGGCTCTCTTTTCCAGTCACAGCGAACAGAGCGGCGAACAACACGATGCAGTTCCCGATGAACTCTATACGAACTCCAAGCCACCTGTAGGACAGCAGGGTCAGATTATAGGAAGTTGTTCCTCGTGGGGAAGCGAGGAGCTGAACTCAAAGTGCAGAAGAGTGAAAAGTGCTAATTTGTTAGTGGTGATTTGGCACATGGGGTAGTAGTTTCAGAATTGGctcagttttagttttgtttgttttttaaaagcctTAAGCTAAGTTGAGATCAgattcttttattaaattagttgCTTTACACACCAACACAATGTTTGGTGACAACTGCTTATTACAGATGGGAATATGTATGTGTAGAAGATGTGTGAAACGTGGCAGCTCTGTGGTCCAGTGACTGGTTTTACATTTAGCATATTTCAGCTTCTGTACTCAGCCACCAGCCGGAGGATTCCTTTACATCACATCTACTAGATGTACGTGATGCCTCTTGGATCTTCTCATGTTGCAGCTGTTTTGGCTGAAGGtacttggttttatgttttttctttttaaatctgtttacaaacactacacaGAGTTACCTTCAGACATTTACTGACTGCTCCTGTGGCTAAAGATCAAACCCAAATCAACATttctccaccaccatgcttcagcTGGTTTCacatgtttgtgctgatatgctgctGTTCATTCTGACCACACATCTCCATACTGGTCTGCTCTGTCCAAAGGACACTGTTCCACAGGTcatgtggtttgttcagatgaaaCTTCGTAAATCTCAACTGTGCAgccattttattaattttttttagacaaaaaaagggtttttctcctgcaaccattccacacaaacatattttctccataatttttctaattttatcgTCATGAACTTCACCATTTAACATGCTGCCTGaagcctggagagtctgagatgtagctcctGGGTCCAGTTTCATTGCATGGTCTGACCTTGGGCTGAACTCGCTGGGGCGTCCACTCCtgtcttaaatgttttccacttgtgaataatctttctctctgGACTCCTGATAGTTTAAAGCTTCTACACAatcactgctgatgtctttcctccttggcactgTGTTAAacacctgaatgctgcagaCGAACAAACTGGTTTTATAGAGAATCTCATTTTTAATGATGATTAGTTGATCGGGTCCATTGGATCGCAGCACTGCTGCTACTGACCCTCTTATTACTTGAACTGAAAGAGACTAAATAACATGTAAGATCCTAAATCTCTCTCCATGACATCAGTGGCTGTGTACAAAATCCTTTATCAAGTATTTTCAACAAAACTGGATCACAGAGCTGCTGTGTAGCTGAGCGGAGGCCGGACACTTACCTGTTGGACACTATACCAGGGTAGTAACTCTTTTGGTTCTCATCCACTTTCATATCACTCATCAGAACAAAGGCAGTGTGTCTGCTATAGGCTCGGATTACACTAGAGCCCGTGATGGTCTCAGAGAAATGGGAGTATATGGGAGAGCGGCTGACTGACTCCAGACGCTTAAGCTGCCGAGACGTGGCAACGTAAAATCTCTACAGCCGTTGAGGAGGGGggagagaaacaaacacaaggTTACAACCTGACGAggttttacacacacagaaattTCTAAATCAATtatgcttcacacacacacacacactcgcacacagaGTTATAAAGGAAGCCTGTGTGAACAAAACACCTGCAGACACATTTGATATTCCAACTTTCACATTGTTGATGAGAAGCCAGATCATGTTCCCAGTCAACAACAGTGGACTGAGACGGAGTGATAATAGCAGCTCTGCACATGGCTGCCAGCGCTGGGGGTTTTCTACTGCAGGTGGTTTGTTtttcaacacacacatatattgtGATTAAAACCAAATTTATAGTCTAATAAAGACAATTATTCCAAAGCATTAGAAGCTTGAGGCAacagctgtgttttatttagtccATGTAGTGTTAATATGCACAAATCCAACATGTCATGCAGCGGAAAGATGGCCATGCAGGGTGCATGCCATGACAAAGCAACAGCACATTAGTAAAtctgatttttgttgtttggggGTCCAGTTAGAACTACAAAGAACCTTCCCTGTCATGAGAACCTGCACAGGTTTCTGATGAAGGTCTGGTAGAGAAATTCTTTCTTCTGAGTGTTTATTAGATCTAAAAATTGACCATTTGAATACATTTGACGGGTTTTCTTAAATTAAGCCTTTGATGTACCCAACTATAATCACACATCCAAAAGCAATTAGCtggtaagaaaaaagaaatcccaGTTTTCCCaataataaatctaaattaaattacCAGATGTACGTTTGTTTAGCAAAAGTTAATTTTGATTTGGAATTCACTCTAACAttagtaaaaacagaaatgtgctaATGAACTCTACCAAAAGACCATCATTAACTGGTTTTCTACCTACAACAACCAATAAGACTGAGCTGCTCATGTGGCAGAAATATTCCCATCAACCCTCTAAAGTTACTGCAGCCTAATGATTCAGATcagaagaaaacatgaagaGTGAAGTCATGTCTACAGATTGCTTGTATTCACACAAGGTTGCAGCCGTCTCAGGTGTACACGACATGAAACAGCTCATTGTAGACCAGAGTGGGTgtggtaaaaatgtttttattgtgggAAATGCCTTACATTTGTGTTAATTTTGGTTGCTTCCATCGCTCCTCCCTTTTGTTAATCCAAAATGCTGCAACCCATCTTTTAACCAACATGTCCAGGCATGACCAGTGCTTTTATCTTCTCACTGGCTCCCAGGTCATTTTAGAATTTACTTGTAGATTTTAACATTGGTCTTTAAAGCCATGGACTGCCATTTTCCATCTTAGCTTAGCTGTTACATTCACACTGACgctgtttggtctgctttaaacaaCATTGTCCACATCCATGGACAGTTAAGTTAGTTTGGAGTAGCGTGCAAGCTCATTCAACACTCACTTGGGGTACATTCACACCTGAATTTAACCTCTTGAACTCGATTTTGTGTGAAAGGCTTTTGTATTCCCGTCCTGTACCAAACTGGACCGGTTGGTGGAAACGTGGCTTTAGTGAACTGCACCACAGCTCCCTTGGAAGTGAACCAAGACCCCTGGTTTTCAAGCAGAAGCGGACCAGGGTTCAtttaaagcaaaccaaacagTACCAGTGTAAATGTGGCTTTAATTATGCATGCCTGCGTTAATCATGGCTGCCGtctgtattttgtgtttgtttaaagcacTGCAAcctcagaaatgaatgctatgCCTTTGCAAGCTGCAACATGTGACTGACCAGTGGGGGCAGTGTTGGGACCTATATGATGTGAGGTCACATGGTCGAGAGCTGAGAAAATGCTGGAAAGCTTCAAAGACAGCATGCTTGGTTTTAGGTCCTAGATACCATCTATGatactgctgctgtgttttgttctgCCGTGATTTGGTAATTAACTAAATATCAGCTTCGTCTACAGTCATCATGTCTTGTTTACACCCTACAAATTCTATCTAGTCTGAGATAAAAACAGAGTACACAAGAAAGTATGTGGGCTATTACGTTCACAGTGGAGCCAGCTGCTTATGCAAATGTGAGGTTAACCCTTTACTTTCAGACTTTTTGCATCACCTTATGGTGAAAAATTGCTCAAAACACAATCTTATATTTGTcttctgcctcctggtggataccttttgcactacaataattttgagcTATTACATATCAcaataaatggtaaaaatacaaaaaaagttttctttttacatttagttaaaaaaaaaatatatttttttttttttattttctccccatttttatGGAGTCAagctttaaaaggttaaaagctTGTATTTTCTCAACCTTTATCCTAACTGCTTTCATCCATCCACACATGAAGAAATTGGAGCAGGAGTGTCAAACTCCGGTACTCTAGGGCCagtctcctgcaggttttcattgtttccctgatctaacacacctgaccgAAATTAATGGGGTAtagtgaagaagttgacaacaagctgttggatccatttgattttattcaggtgtgttggagcaagtaaataattcaaatctgcaggatagcagcccttgaggaccggagtttgacaccccagAGTTAGAATCTTCTGAGCTTTCCCATAATTTCACACTGGGGAACTGTACAGACCAGTATTTCTTTGTTGGACAACCTATGAGGAGCTATGCTGTTTAGAGGTGTAACAACACATCAATCAATACATCTATTCAATAATCAACGAATCAGTAGCATTGATCCAAATATTGATTAAACATAGATACGGTGATCATCTGCGtagattttgatattttagttgctttttgtgattttacaTGAATAAAAGTGAAGTATTGCATCTTCCTGCACAACATTATCAATTTTGGCTGGTTCGACCACCACTTCGTTCACGTGACTGAATACAAGCAACTgtcagaaatatatatatatatatataacacctTAAACATGGAAAAAACAGCCTGTTTCTCTGAGAAACCGGTAAAATTATTTCTGCCTTTAGAGCAGCTCTGCTTCCAACAAATAACTGGATTTAAATTTGTCAGCAACACCAGGATCCAGGTTTAACAGCAGAGGGTTGAACTACGAAGCAAGTTCAGCAGAGCCTGGCTTTCTTTAGAGTTAGACACGTCAACAAAACCCTAAACCTGCACTCACAGATGACAGGTCAGACTAACCAAAGGTCTTCGATGACCAGGCTGTCATTTGCTTTCAGAAGACAAGCAGGCtgtacaaatgaataaataattaatatgtAGTGAGGATTTAGATGCAATTACGAGGCAATTGTGATCAGAAAATCCTTATTTGACCAAATAATTAAGTTCATACTGTACATTCAGCTGCACAAAGCTCTATTAGCACTTTTAGCTTTAAAAGAGGCCCATCGAGTGGAAACAAACCAAAgtgaaaaatgttccatttgtAGACTAATTTTCTAAACCATCTTCAATCCAATATCAGCAGACTACAGCAGACTtgtcagaaaatgtaaaatccaTTCTGATTAAACATTCACGGTAACGGGACACAGATTGTTTTTCTGCAAAGCGTCTTACTCAGCAGGTTTCCTGTGGACTTTAATGTATTTACTGTTCTGGTCCACAAGGTTCAGGTTTAGTTCAtgttactatttttttttttaactgattgaACATTAAAAAGAAGTTGTATTCAGATGACATTTGATTTAATCAAAAGTCAACAATTCATCAATCTCTAAATCCACACTGACTGTGTGATGTTTAATGATCgatcttctgttttgtttacatttgtttcaGTCCGGTTTTACATTATGAGACTTCTTGCTTACTTTCTTTCCATATTACTTGATGTTGGCATTAacagatagaaataaataaaactttaagacACTTTTATAGtgttgtgaaattaattaacaaataataattgtgataattgtaaatatttctctgacaGTAATCATACAAAGAAAATCTATAATTGTAACATCCCCAATTGGGAACAGCATCATTGGAATAATCTGGAATAATTCACAATGCCATTCCCGTTGCTTCGTAGCACACCAACCTGATCCAACTGAATGTCCAACTGCACTACTATAACTGTAACCAGCTCAACACGGTGACGCTGCTAACTAGAGCGTCTGATCTACACCTACAGAGCCTCTACGtcagggatcaccaaatccagaTCTCTTGGGCCAgagcacaatgactcattaattagagttaggtgtgttggagcagggaaacattgaaaatctACAGGACATTGGCCCAAGAGGTCCggatttggtgatccctgctctacGTGTACAGCCACAGCTGACTATGGCTACTTAGCAGCGATAACAACTACACTCTGCCTACAGCTCTAAAACATCAGGTATCAGTTCTTCAAACACATGCAGCGCTCTACCGACACACTCATTCCACAGCACTCTCAGCCATGCATGTTGTATTAATGAGTTAGCAGACTCGTATCCTATTTACCTGAACCCACCAATAGAACACCATTAACGGGGCTATGACTATGAGGAACATTGGGGTGAGGGCAGAGCATATGAGCAGCACATTCAGTGTGTACCAGAAAGTGCGCATCCATATGTCAATATTGTCTGGGATGTGGGAGTCTATAGCATCCACGTCTTTGCTGAAGCGGTTTAGTAACCGCCCAGTTGGGGTGCTCTCGAAGAAGGTCTGCGGAGCTCGCAGGACCCCCTGAAGCATGTTGCGGTGCGTGAGCTTGGCTGCCCGCAGCATACTGTAGGCCCGGCACAACATGCAGTTAACCAAAATCAGCACACCTGCGAGAAgaaggggaggggaggggggtttGATTGTGACAACACAACAACACCTGTGTTAAAATGATAAACACCTGTTCTAACTAATCAAACAGCAGCTTCAATACACTGATGAAGGTGGAAACAAGACCAAagttaactttttcttttcctcttggTTTTTATAGTCACATTTTACCACCAGTTCTTCCAGCAGAGCCACAAAACAGTGAAGCTTTAATCTGTTGTTGGTAAACTGACGTCACCGTGTGGTGGAAGTAACACTTTACTATCAAGTGCTGGTTAAAACAAGACGGTCGCATTCTGAGACGATAGTTGCATTAACTATTTCACATCTTTCAATGAAATTACTACTCCGTGTAACTTGAATCAGTCACTGCTCACTCCGCATGTGACCTTATTCAGGTTAATATTAGAATAATACTGTGCATGCACATGTACCCAATAATGATCTGATGTCATATTTTAGGTGCTGCTTCTGGGTAGGCCTGCAACTAATGACAATTCTAATGGTCAATTAGTCAttgactattaaaacgactagttgACCAAacagattatgtatctcataattattaaatagctcttatttcactttcagcttttaaatcttgcatgagtTTAAgtacgtgcctcctctttaaatgttcgagaattgcagacgtacttccgttgTACGCAAGATCTGCCTTACAAATTtcacatatatttaatttagtttattagtTTAACTTGacgttatcccagacttttgacgtcttttgctgccattttgttccctggtcggtcgccatatttttcccctggcagacttttttgcacatgtgcaactctcagcagagataggaaaagaagatgatgtctcactctgtagttttttttctttgcacatgtgcaactctcagcagagataggaaaagaagacgatgtctcactctgtagttttttttctttgcacatgtgcaactctcagcagagataggaaaagaagacgatgtctcactctgtagattttttttctttgcacatgtgcaactctcagagataatgaagaagatgatgtctcactctgtagggtttgttttttttttgccaacaataGTCGATGGGTAAATTCGTTGTTGACTATTTCTATTGTTGTGTATTGTcaacaacgtcgactaatcgttgcagccctacttcTGGGTAGCATTAATTCAGACCTGAACTGAACAGTCTGGATGTTAGAGCTGCAAATATGCcgtttatttattcctttttcctGAACAACTAAATGATGGACCTACATCTGTtacctcatatatatatatatatatatatatatatatatatatatatatatatatataattttttttttaacatttcacatATAGTTACCATAAAACCAAACTTTCACCCTTATCTTAAAAACCAGGCTCTACATACTGATGTATATTAGCCTGactggaggaaaagaagaacTCAGGTTCTCCCTGTATCTCATCGACAAATTGAATTATCCCGTCTGAAAACTAAGATGCTCTATGTTCCCATGACAACAGTTCCCTTACGTGCACTGGCAACACACTGCACTATAGTAGTAACATAACCAACCCTACAGAAATATCTTATGTAATGCCAATAACAGGTGTAGGAATCAATAATGCAACAGCCAATAATGTGATAGTTTTGGTCATACTAACTGTAATAAAGCCACGTATTTACGTAATAACTTGGCAAAAATGTTATCGTACCTTTTCATTAGGgcaaactaaacaaaacctGCTGAAACAATTCTTGTATTCCTGAGAAAAGTtgtcttatttatgtattattacaTTATCATCTGCAGTTATTACactttaaaggattttttttcatgctagGCCAATAACCAACCAATAGCTTGAAAACTTATTACATTATTGGCAACTTATTACGTTATTGGCTGTTATTACATTCAAACTGGCCAAAATTATTACGTTATTGGCTACATAACTGGTTGCTACAAACAACTCCAAACCCCCTGAAACTGGTCACCCTTGCCCAAAGTGAAATCTCATTGAATCAGACAGACTGGGCTGTAGTAACTCTGGCCCACCACTAGGGGGAAGTTATGCTCCACTCAATAACATGGCACCTTCAGcacctttccttttctttttttgttttgcatattCGGAACATATGGAGTGTTTTTATGAGTGTGTATGAAAAGTAGTGGATGTAGGCTGCAGGCATGACAGGAAGTGTTTTGGCTGCGGAGAGAGAACAGTGAATTCAGGAGTGAGAAGTCGCATCAGCAGGAAGTCGTCATCGACATCACAGGCTGCAGAGAGGGGGAGAAAGAAAGCCAAAAACTCCAGGGTTACAAAATCTGCCAAAACATGCACGCCACATGCTGCTCCAGGAAGAGGAAGAGTCACATacgagaagaaaaaaaagaggaacagAGAGGAGAACAGGTCCGAGCACGCGCCCCACCCAAGAGTACCTGAACAAAGACGTATATGAAAGCCAGGGGTGCTATGACAACAGCAAAAATGGGCGTGCTGCTAACGATAACAATCATGGTGGAGAGAGAAACGAAGAAGGTGCCCAGGAACATGAGCACGGTGGACGGCAGCGCCTCGTCTATGACATAGATGTCCTTGGAGAAGCGGTTGATTATGCGTCCTATAGGGGTGGTGTCAAAGAAAGACTGGGGCGTGTGAAGTTTGTTGGCGAGCAGGTTAGCGTGCAGCTTCTTGGCTGCGCCGATGTTCCCCATGGCTAGAGTGAAGGAAGAGATCATGACCAGGATACCTGGGAATGGGTTAACCCAcgggagagggaggagagggaaAACATGTCAGACAGCAAGTTTTACTGAGGAATGAGATGAGACGGCAGCATCTGTCCTGAGTATGAGGAAGTGAAGACAAAGTTTACTGGAGAGGGACAACTAAAACATTTCATTCCCATCCACAGCCTCCATGctcaaaaaaacaagaacacattGATGTGACCATGTAGATCTGGTCCTCTCAgtctgagaaataaaacaactgttaGATTTCTGctcaaaaacaaaccaaaagtgGCTGTAAAGGAAATAAGTTCACATTATTTGTGTGGGTGGAAGAGGCATTTTCTAACAGCTTTCATCACAACCCGAGGCAGAATTAACACTTCACTTCTTTccaaaatagtttttcttttagagcAAACACATCCAAAACAGTGTCTGGAGTTTCGTACCTTGTGCAATGCCCAGTGCAGCGTACACCCCCACCCTCATGTTAACATTCTCCTTGGTTTGGTTTCTCGAGGCGTCGTTAGTCCACTGGCTGAGCCAGATGTTTGCTCCGATGGCGGCGGCGCTCTGGCAGCCATACAGCAGACAGATGATGACTGAAAGCAGCAGCCCCACCGCCTTGGCATACTCCAGATACACTTTTGTTTTCACCTGATCAGAAGAGAGAGTCCAGAGGAAAGTTCAGCTGGTTTACAGCTGCTTTACTAGGAAAAGATTAGAGCAGGGAtctccagctccggtcctcatgagctactgtcttgcaggttttggattctatcctgaagcaacacacctgactcaaatcactgggtcattaacaggcttgtgcagaggtgtgttgtagtagaagacatctaaaacctgcaggacagtagctcatgaggacCGCAGTTGGAGACCCCTGGATTAGAGGTTTAGATTAAATCAGACTATGTGGGACTGACCCGGCCCGTTTCTGTTGTCTCTGCCTGGATGAGCTTCTCCACCTCCTGtggtttctt
This genomic interval carries:
- the abcc3 gene encoding ATP-binding cassette sub-family C member 3 isoform X5, whose product is MDAHFLRFYVATSRQLKRLESVSRSPIYSHFSETITGSSVIRAYSRHTAFVLMSDMKVDENQKSYYPGIVSNRWLGVRIEFIGNCIVLFAALFAVTGKESLNPGLVGLSVSYALQVTMSLNWMVRMTSDLENNIVAVERVKEYSETKTEAPWEVEDKKPPPEWPAQGNVEFHDYSVRYREGLDLVLRNITLNVKGGEKIGIVGRTGAGKSSMTLCLFRLLEAAAGEITIDDVKISEIGLHDLRSKLTIIPQEPVLFSGTLRMNLDPFEKYTDEEVWKAVEHSHLHKFVSNQPAKLELECSEGGENLSVGQRQLVCLARALLRKTRILILDEATAAIDLETDDLIQSTIRTQFEDCTVFTIAHRLNTIMDYTRVLVLDKGQIAEFDSPTNLISKRGIFYSMAKDAGLAQ